The following DNA comes from Syngnathoides biaculeatus isolate LvHL_M chromosome 18, ASM1980259v1, whole genome shotgun sequence.
cacaatttatcgtgtaacagggcggcacggtggcgcaggtgaaaagcctcacagttctgaggaccagggttcaaatcccggcccagcctgtgtggagtttgcacgctcgccgcgtgcctgcatgggtttttgtttcccaaaaaaaaaacgcacattcattggagactctaaattgtgagtgcgactgttgtctgtgcttggctggcaaccagtccagggtgaaccctggctcctgcccgtattacctccagctctcctgtgacacttgtgaggacaagcggctgagaaaaatggatgggtggatgaaaaaaaaaaccgcaataAACTCTTAATGACGTAGTTGAAGTGGCGGGCAGGCGTGGCTAAAATCTGAAGAACTCTATTTATGAAGTCACATGCAAAAAATGGGCTGATTTAAGTAAAAATTATCGCCTCGGCTCTGAATTGACGTTTCGAGAAAGTAGCGTTCATTCAATATGGAACGTGAGAAGACGGACAAGAACCAGAACGTATACACTCGTAAACAAACTTACCTGCTGCAGCCAAGACCCACGCGCAAGGTCCGCGGCATTACTAACTTTATTTGGAATTCCTCGCTCCGAGCGTTTTCGCTGCAGATCGGAGACTTCGGCCAGAAACCAGACGGATTTGTTTGGCGCTAACCTGCCACAAGTTAGCAGCTGGCGCTTGCTAACAGGCTAATGTCCGTCACCGGCTGCGTGTAAAATTCACAGTCGGCGGCCGGCCACGACCTCGCGTCGGTGACCGCCGTGCACGCTATTGCCACGTTGCTGTGGAAATTTGAAGGGGTCGCTCCGCGTTGCTCTGATTTAATCAGGCGACCGCGTCCAGACTTCACTTGAGGTTCCAGTCCTCAGTAGAACCTGTCGGCGCATGTTAGTGACGCAACacgtgtacaaaaaaaagaaagaaaaaaaaactccaacgCTTGAGTGCAGGGCAGTGTGagaataaccatccatccatccatcaattttcagagccgcttatcctcaagagggtcgcgggttGTATtgtaatcaataataataataataaacaaagagGCCGAGCagtgtttttctcattttattttattttttagtcatGGCAAGGATTCGTCggcggaagaagaagaggaatgcacagagcctacaactgattgtgaggattttgaatgttgagacCGTGACAGGAAAACCTCGGGCGATTCGGGGAAAGGTTGACGTATTCCGCGTCCAAGAGAGCAGCTTGAAAGGATTTcaattcttttaccatggaggAGGGctgattttaaaggaagagcaggCTAAGGTTGTCTCGGAGGTgtaaagagtatcagatcgagtgacgaGGCTGATATTTGGAATGGAGGGCGATTGGCGGCTATGGCCCATAGGTGGGATGTGAGcgaaagttgaaagagaaattccggAAGAAACGAGTAGATGAagtggttctgagcatcccagatagcgagaaagttgtgattggtgtggATTTCAACGGACATGTgggcaaaggaaacagggacggtcAGCAGATCTGTCTCAGAGTTGTCTCAAGCTTTCCTTCGTGGAGTTTGCGGGTTCTGCTCAAGTTCGCaggagttttctctgggctctccaCCTTCAGGCACACCGACTTGTTTCTTCTTATCCATTCAGTACATGCAAACGTGAGCGACTGGCAGCCAATCCGGGTCTCAACCCGCCCCTCGCGGCTCACCTGTGACTCAAATTCTGACGAATGTTAtcgaagatggatggaaaattttgACTGAAATACTGTGAATCGGGCCAttctgaaaaatacataattcatACAGTATAGTCATGTTTTATTGTTGAAATGTCTTTCTTCTTGATGAGGATTTCTTCCCAAATGTACATAAAGACATAATTCTACGTTTCAGCTCAATGAGAACTGATCCAACAGATTTTCCTGTTATTTATCCAGTGCAAGTTGCAGATGTTGCGGCGTTCACGTCGATATTGTTTTTCGATGATATCAAACCAAAACGCGTCACTTTCTACTTGAATTATGTTTTGGACTGCCGCACGTCCGTCCACTCCATCTTAGTGTTTTGTAGCGCCTGAGTCTTCCTCTCGTCCACCTGCACGTAATCCACGCGGCGTTCGTCGCAAAGCAGAGGCTTCTGCGGAAACAAACGGGGTCAAGCGCACGTCATCGGCCACGTCGAATATCTCCGCTGTGTTGCCGTCGTCTGTTCTACCTTCTGTACGGGGGAAGGAGAAGCGGAGTTGAAATCCAGCGACAAGTAGTCGAGGTTGGATCTTCGTGCCCGGGGTGGAACGACTCCGTCCAGGCTGAGGGGGAATTGTGCTCTCGACTCCTGCGGTCACACAAACGACAAATGATCGGACCACTTTATGGGATGTCAAGAAGCGtttgaaaaaacacaatcagaatcatcttgaAGGGCCAAGTGTGGAGATCACACAGGGAACCTGAACCCGAAACATTTTTGATTGAGATTACAAATACGCTCATTTCCTCTTTCTGGAACCGGCGCACAATTCAGGCGGACTTGAAAAACCGAAAACTGTTGTTCTCTTTTTGTAAAGAAGAAGTGGGCTATCGAAATGTTGATGGAGAGGAGGGGCACACTCTGAGggccgggggttcaaatcccggcatgttctccccatgcctgcgtggttttctccgggttctccggtttcctcccacatccccaaaaacatgcgacattaactggacactctaaattgccccccagGCGTGATTGAGAGTGATTgtctgtctcggtgtgccctgcgattggctggcgaccggttcagggtgtaccccgcctcctgcccgatgacagctgggatcggctccagcactccccccgatcctcgtgaggatgagcagctcagaaaaggcATGGATAGAATAGTTTTTAATAACAATGAGAAATTATTCAAACTAAATGATGACATATTTTAGTCAAATGctaaaatatgtgccaccaacACATATTTGTAAATGTGATTCGAGGCATATTTTACCGTTGCGGCAGTTTGCGTGTCTTCATCGCTCGGACTGTCGCCATTCTCAAGACTTCCTTCGTGAGCCAAACACATTCCAGAAAAGCTAAAacgacagcaaaaaaataaaataaaaaataaaagaatgttaTTAAAGATGTTGCGACCGTGTTTGTTTCACATCTTAATTGTTGAAATGTTGCTGGATAACTGTTCCattagtttgaaaaaaacaaatatagatGTAAGTTATGTATCCCAATCAAAAGCATGTGTTGCGAACTTCAATAGCTACTGCgtgtttgaaatgaaatatgacGTAACGTGCAGAATGAGTCTCACCGAGATTCAGCCTTTGTTCTGCTTAAAAGGTGAGGAGCGGGATTTTCCGTGATGGTGGAGAGGCCTCTCAAGTCGAGAGGCGGGGGTCGAGCTGTGAACCCAGAGAGGATGACGAGatctttaatccatccatcctttatcaactgcttttctgggtcgggtcgcgggggaagtagcttcagcggggatacccagacttccctttccccagccacttcttccagctcttccaaaccagccgagagagactacgtctctccggcgtgtcccgagtcgtccccggggtctctttccggtgggacgtgcccggaacacctcaccggggaggcgtccgaatcagatgccccagccacctcgtttggctcctctcaacttggaggagcagcggctcgacactgagcccctccctgatgaccgagcttctcaccctatccctaagggagagcccggacaccctgcggaggaaactcatttcgaccgcTTGTATCCTTGTATGAGGTCTTTAATACGGCCGGAAACCCGAACAAAGGCCCAAAACGCAGTCGCCGATGTGCACGGTTCAAAAGATTCACTCTGCTGTCGCGCTCACCTCTCCTCAAGCAAGGTTTGAGATGGCGATGTATCGGAGGAGGCGTCGCTTCCCCGGGTTGGCACGCGAGAGAGCTGAGAGTCTTGGCGGCCTCGACTTTGCCTTGCGTCTCCGGGATCCTCACGGCGGGGCTCATGGGAATGTAACCCTCGCCGTCGACACAGGAAGACGCAGAAACCATGGGGATGTACGACTCATCTCGCTGGCGTTGAAACCAACCGGACTGCTGCAAGACACGCGCAAAGGTCGCAAGTACAGCAGGGAAACGTTCAAGCGCAGTTTCCCATTTGGCGACCCGGAGAGTCTGCTGTCTGCTGCGTGCTCCGTTACAGCGGAGGCCGCTTTTTCAATTCGTTCGAACGGGATCGTCGGAATCTCTCAACCCAGCTACAGTTCACAGGAAGAATTTTTGGGATAGCGGTCATTTTTTTTGCGCTTCAAAGGCCAAATGAAGTCGGCGGCAAACTGCGACACGGGGCCAAGAGTTACGCGGTTTGCACATCGGACGACGGGAATAGAAAATCAATAATTCGCCAGACGTAATAACGATAAGTTTGCAGCACTCTGCGTTCGTCAAGTCAGCGTAAACGCCGTGGAATTGGGCTCCAGACGTCTTTTGTGAAGATTTCATCTCCTCCCCACGCTATTGTGAATTTTCTCTGaatggcttcctcccacattccaaaagtgtTTTAGGACTATAAATGATCTGTAGGTGGGAAGAGTTTGCATTTGCTCTCGCTCAAAGTCGGCTACGTCGGTCAGAGCGAGGACAAGCGCTGCAGACAGTAGATCATGAAGTAACAAACCTGTTTGTGATCATTAGTGTTTGTCGTCACGACCTACGTGCCAAAGGTCAATAAATCGAAAAAAGCAGGTGGCGACCTAAGGGTCTCTTTACACTCCCCCGCGGAGTTTGCTTTTACGCAACGCAACCCACccgtgcagttttgaaaatgcactGGAGTTCTCCTCCGAGTCGGCGGCGTCTCTAACAGCTGGTGTTGGCTAGGACGCCGCAGGGTGGCCGTTTCCTGAGTGCGGCATCGGAGCACGTGACTAAAAGGGACCAATCACGTAGGTGACATCGAAAGAGGCCTTTAGAGTTTTGCATAGCACCCTGCTTTAGCAATTTATGTTTATCTTGGAGTGCTAGCATGCACTTGGGCATCTCTTTGTTGGTTGATTGCAAATGGCTACATTGACCAATGATTTGTCACCCTCTGAAAAATTGTCTCGATATCTGGAAGAGATGGAACACTGAGTAGGGGTTTGATGCCTTGTTCAAGTGCGTGCGGATCACCCCGGCCTATCTCTTAAGACTCAATATGCAGTAGAACCTGAATCGAAATCGTCTTCATTCACCGACTATGTCAGCGGCCTTCTGATTTGAGCATGATCGTCTTACCAAATGAAGAGTCTGCCTTCTGTTGCCTGTTGCTCTGCTGTCAGcatttcctaaaaaaaacaaaaacaaaatacaaatcattttctcattttcccaCCAAAATGACGTTCGGTGAGATCCCGGCACCGATTGTAAACTGGTCCAGGCATGACAAAGAAGTCCTCCGGGAAAGCAGCGCAACGTGTTTCGGGAAATGCCGCGCGCTCATCGCCCTCGGCCTGCGAAAGCCTTCGTCGGGCTTAGGTGGCAGCGGAGGAGGTGTTTGCCCGTCGCCGGCGGCCTCAAATGACGCACAGGGGTCGGGTTTGTCAAACCGGAAGACGCTCATGGCGCAGAGACGGAGCGGCGACGAAGAGGAAGGTGGCGCCGAGGCCGCGCACGGGGCGCTGAGTGGAGGGTTGGCCGAGCTCCCGGGTTTCGAAGGAGACGGACTCAGGCGAAACTGAGAAATCCAGTGAaatgacgacgacgaggagTCGCCGCAGGGAGGCGAGGGCGCGTCTTCCGCTGACTTCTGCTCCAAAGACGTCTCTGAGTTTGAGAAGCTGCCGTGTCTGCAGAGGCGAGGAAGTCAAAATCGATGAGAATGGAAAATGTTCTTATTTTGTGATTTCCTGAAAGGGATTTTACATGCCGACAAGCGCTTTGACTCCCCGTCCTGCATTGTGAAAGGACGAGATAATCTGCGGGGGGACTGCGATCCCGTTGACTTGACGGAGACGCTCGGTCCGAGCCGTCGCTTGGCGGCTGAAGTGACGGCGGAGTGTGAGGAAAGCCGCCTTCTGCACTCCCTGTTGACAAAGAACAAACAGACGAGTGTCCCTAAGAACGTGTCCTTCCTGAAATAGTACTTGCACAATGGCGAAAAGAGAGTGGCAccaaaaaagcaaaatgcaCAAGTCTCGGATTGGAGCGTGGTCCTGGGCGGCTGCTCATATCGCCCGTATCAGAAAGCGCCCGATCAGATTGCTGAGGTGTGGCCCCCACGAGTCTGCAAAGCAAACTTGTGTGTAGTCCACACCTGCGATCTGGTGGTCATTTACTCTTGTTACGATTGGTTGACGAGGAAAGGTTGCGCAATCATGATTCCACGCTAGCCGTCACGCCGTCCTTCGGGCTCCTTCCGAAGTTGACCGACATCTCGGGAAGTCGGAGCAAGAAGGGAAAGAACTACCAAGTACTTtacctgcttcctgttgttcgcCAAAGTGGCAAATGCGGCTGATGCTGCTGATCCAGCCGTTCATCTCCTCTTCGGTCTTGGCCACCAGGTAGAACATTCGAGCCGAGGTCTTGACCACAAAGAGGTGCTTCTCCCGGAAGTCACGCTTGATCCCCAGCTGCCCGTTCAGCATTTCCACCTTGCACTCTTTCAGGTCGATGGTGCGGATCGGCTTTTTGGAACTCTTGCTCTGGTAGTACTCCAGCACGTCGGGGTTGCCGCTCATGCGACCTCGTCGCAGGACAAACCAGCGTTTTCTCCACGCCTGCGGGACGGAGGGTCAATCGGTCCTTTGGGCTGCttgtcaaaatacagtttttggtGTCATACGGGTTTAAGTCGGTACAGGAAGGCAACGCCGTCGGCACTTTTTATAGTCATAGGAACTAGATGAGAGTTTACTCTGCAACTCCAAGTTCAATTTGCTTTTAATACGGTCGCTAAGGGGAACCTTTTGCTGAAATTCCCCGCAAAGAAGAGGAAGTTCTGTATTTAGCAGAAAATGTTGAACATAACAAAAGAGAGGCTCTCACATGGAGCTGATGACTGCTTTCTAATTGGGAAACAATACTGAAGAGTTCCACGTGACTTGTGCAGTCTTGCTGCGTTTTGGGGGTCACGCGTTCGGTTTTTGTAAATGCTGCACTTTACATTGGCAGCAACGTTAACGCGCACCGACCGCTACGAAGTATTTTCACACTTGCTTCTGtggctctttttttgtttgggggggagaTGGTTATCTCCTCCTGCACGTCAGTTAGTATCAGGAAGTGGTAAGGCAAACCGCAATTGCTGCCAACACCGCCCAATTTATGGGAAACCAATGACAATCGTGAATTAATAATCATTTCACGTTTCAGAAATGTCAATACTTAACAGAGCAGATGTTCCCGTCATCTGCGCCGCAGCCTTCAAAGAAGCAAGCTAACGTTTATACCGGCGGACTGCGACGTGACAGAAAATCGACAGAAGCTTTAAATGTTAGCGCGCAGATGATCGGACTAAAAGCGTCAATTACCGAGTTTATTCCAGATTAATTTGATGGGAGAATTGAAAGAAGGTGTAGGTGTACTTTGCAAAGGTGGCTCTCAAACCACACGCCACCTCGCTCGTTGTCATGACACAATGTATTCACAGCAGCTATTTTGACAAAACAGGAGCACAATtaggcacaaaaacaaaaccgcgacaatattcaatatttttggaacGGCGGCCGTTGCGGTTCGGTCAGGATATGGATACGTTCTATTTATTCTCATCACTATCACGAGAAAACGACCGCACGCCAGAATATAAATGGGACCAATGGCCcatctgttcatccatccaaaatctgagccgcttatcctcacaaggattgcattaccatataaaaaaaaaaaaaaccttgaactggttcTCACTGAcggccaaaaacaaacaatctgCCGTCCGGAGCAGGAAaatgtattcttcttcttcttctttgtctttgggcttgtcccattaggggtcgccactgcgtgttatctttttccatttaagcccatgTCGTGCATCTTCCGCTCTTAACACTGTccactgtcctcacgtcttccctcacaacatccatcaacctcttcctctcgctctcttttccttggtagctccatcctcgtcacccttctaccaatatactgactctctcgcctcccgGACGTGtgccaaaccatccaagtccggactctctcaccttgtctccaaaagatcccactttggctgtccctccctctaatcagctcatttctaatcctatccaacctgttcacaccaagcgagaacctcagtatcttcatttctgctgccaccgtctgtaatccgtccatcatggccggcctcaccaccgttttatagactttgcccttcatcctggcggagactcttccgtcacatagaacaccagacacctcccgccagctgttccaccccgcttggacccgtttcttcacttccctgCCACACTCTCCAcggctctgtattgttgagcccaagtatttgaagtcgtccaccttcggcATCTCTTCTCCGCGGAGCTTCACTCTtgctcctccgcccctctcattcccgc
Coding sequences within:
- the gab3 gene encoding GRB2-associated-binding protein 3 isoform X1 — translated: MSAGDVVCAGWLIKSPPEKKLKRFAWRKRWFVLRRGRMSGNPDVLEYYQSKSSKKPIRTIDLKECKVEMLNGQLGIKRDFREKHLFVVKTSARMFYLVAKTEEEMNGWISSISRICHFGEQQEAGSAEGGFPHTPPSLQPPSDGSDRASPSSQRDRSPPADYLVLSQCRTGSQSACRHGSFSNSETSLEQKSAEDAPSPPCGDSSSSSFHWISQFRLSPSPSKPGSSANPPLSAPCAASAPPSSSSPLRLCAMSVFRFDKPDPCASFEAAGDGQTPPPLPPKPDEGFRRPRAMSARHFPKHVALLSRRTSLSCLDQFTIGNADSRATGNRRQTLHLQSGWFQRQRDESYIPMVSASSCVDGEGYIPMSPAVRIPETQGKVEAAKTLSSLACQPGEATPPPIHRHLKPCLRRARPPPLDLRGLSTITENPAPHLLSRTKAESRFSGMCLAHEGSLENGDSPSDEDTQTAATESRAQFPLSLDGVVPPRARRSNLDYLSLDFNSASPSPVQKKPLLCDERRVDYVQVDERKTQALQNTKMEWTDVRQSKT
- the gab3 gene encoding GRB2-associated-binding protein 3 isoform X2 — translated: MSAGDVVCAGWLIKSPPEKKLKRFAWRKRWFVLRRGRMSGNPDVLEYYQSKSSKKPIRTIDLKECKVEMLNGQLGIKRDFREKHLFVVKTSARMFYLVAKTEEEMNGWISSISRICHFGEQQEAGSAEGGFPHTPPSLQPPSDGSDRASPSSQRDRSPPADYLVLSQCRTGSQSACRHGSFSNSETSLEQKSAEDAPSPPCGDSSSSSFHWISQFRLSPSPSKPGSSANPPLSAPCAASAPPSSSSPLRLCAMSVFRFDKPDPCASFEAAGDGQTPPPLPPKPDEGFRRPRAMSARHFPKHVALLSRRTSLSCLDQFTIGNADSRATGNRRQTLHLSGWFQRQRDESYIPMVSASSCVDGEGYIPMSPAVRIPETQGKVEAAKTLSSLACQPGEATPPPIHRHLKPCLRRARPPPLDLRGLSTITENPAPHLLSRTKAESRFSGMCLAHEGSLENGDSPSDEDTQTAATESRAQFPLSLDGVVPPRARRSNLDYLSLDFNSASPSPVQKKPLLCDERRVDYVQVDERKTQALQNTKMEWTDVRQSKT